One Actinospica robiniae DSM 44927 genomic region harbors:
- a CDS encoding phenylacetate--CoA ligase family protein, whose protein sequence is MLLLRDENERAAAAELADAHLKLVRETQEGTVDLEAVHAVKLVTTLEAATRSALYRHTVGAAALADWLLATPEDAHEVFGRVPLLAKKDLAALGDQAFTRPLAEFVHYYESSGTTGNPVAAPKALDDLLINTVNIGELWAQILQPGDVALILINAPFAPAAYQFEKVLEYLGIMSLRPWVDNITGDYTRVLRLIAELGANVFVGPPSRLLELIQFAHRNDLPAPRFDRLLLMAEQTGPSFVAHLERLTGATAYVGSYGSSETGTTAVTCRERNLHLQTHSYLLELFDDEGLRPIDGKADRGELVVTSLDLPARPLLRYRTGDRVEITGETCACGVRTPILRTLGREQDVVTLAGNGVRQNDLEAALWSSELPGHIVFNYMLVLRSNGVVLLVTTDGAPDEAWSARLGERVAPLFEGYEVTVRPVEKLPPLASLGQYLGWKLSRVLDLNEEANWGRLPEPIGGLVAESLRQLGVGPAATEGEV, encoded by the coding sequence ATGTTGTTGCTGCGTGATGAGAACGAGCGCGCCGCGGCCGCCGAACTCGCCGACGCCCACCTCAAGCTCGTGCGCGAGACCCAGGAGGGCACGGTCGACCTCGAGGCCGTCCACGCCGTCAAACTGGTGACGACGCTGGAGGCGGCGACCCGTTCGGCCCTCTACCGCCACACGGTCGGGGCCGCCGCGCTGGCCGACTGGCTGCTGGCCACCCCCGAGGACGCGCACGAGGTCTTCGGCCGGGTCCCGTTGCTGGCCAAGAAGGACCTCGCCGCCCTCGGCGACCAGGCGTTCACCCGGCCCCTGGCCGAATTCGTGCACTACTACGAATCCTCCGGCACCACCGGCAACCCGGTCGCCGCGCCCAAGGCGCTCGACGACCTGCTGATCAACACCGTGAACATCGGCGAGCTGTGGGCGCAGATCCTCCAGCCCGGCGACGTCGCGCTGATCCTGATCAACGCGCCCTTCGCGCCGGCCGCGTACCAGTTCGAGAAAGTACTCGAATACCTCGGCATCATGTCGCTCAGGCCCTGGGTGGACAACATCACCGGCGACTACACCAGGGTGCTGCGGCTGATCGCGGAGCTCGGCGCCAACGTCTTCGTCGGCCCGCCCTCCCGGCTGCTCGAGCTGATCCAGTTCGCCCACCGCAACGATCTGCCCGCGCCCCGGTTCGACCGGCTGCTGCTGATGGCCGAGCAGACCGGCCCCAGCTTCGTCGCGCACCTCGAGCGGCTCACCGGCGCCACCGCCTACGTCGGCTCGTACGGCTCCTCCGAGACCGGGACCACCGCGGTCACCTGCCGGGAGCGCAACCTCCACCTGCAGACGCACAGCTACCTGCTCGAACTCTTCGACGACGAGGGGCTGCGTCCGATCGACGGCAAGGCCGACCGCGGCGAGCTCGTGGTGACCAGCCTCGACCTGCCGGCCCGGCCGCTGCTGCGCTACCGCACCGGCGACCGCGTCGAGATCACCGGCGAGACCTGCGCCTGCGGCGTGCGCACACCGATCCTGCGCACGCTCGGCCGCGAACAGGACGTGGTCACGCTGGCCGGCAACGGCGTGCGGCAGAACGACCTGGAAGCAGCGCTCTGGTCGAGCGAACTGCCGGGCCACATCGTCTTCAACTACATGCTGGTGCTGCGGTCGAACGGCGTCGTGCTGCTGGTGACCACGGACGGCGCGCCGGACGAAGCCTGGAGCGCCCGGCTCGGCGAGCGCGTCGCGCCGCTGTTCGAGGGCTACGAGGTGACGGTGCGTCCGGTCGAGAAGCTGCCGCCGCTCGCCTCACTCGGCCAGTACCTCGGCTGGAAGCTCTCGCGCGTGCTCGATCTGAACGAGGAGGCCAACTGGGGCCGGCTGCCCGAGCCGATCGGCGGCCTGGTCGCCGAGTCGCTGCGGCAGCTGGGGGTCGGCCCCGCGGCCACGGAAGGAGAAGTCTGA